A genomic segment from Solenopsis invicta isolate M01_SB chromosome 5, UNIL_Sinv_3.0, whole genome shotgun sequence encodes:
- the LOC120357916 gene encoding putative gustatory receptor 28b: MFNSLSKFQGSKNKKKGNIWQLFRATDFESLMYPSFTICRILALFPYQINGLNIKIFKPFYVLSTIITCVNCVCTLIIFYILNFSKDDESYYTNLPISRQLKENCYLICGCLTAVATFILSKPRMHLFQTIMQLSSKLSSETYQNLSRLIHAKDISFLVCLFVEVLIFLYHVGDLLTTFLVYNTMIVFHMDLLYTNCVFVLDACFKQVNDNLMNLVAPVTNDESHNLRRTYYNERNPLMELKALKKQHLAISNTVRKLNMIFSLQLLVTTIRTFSEITFLLFFFVMRWKIGMTVNNVNEHIYNMFLILAMTCSAIKTGLVIWSCETGKNQAADIKTTIHSVLNSTRDIQIKRELQLFSLQLMHHKNVFSTKWFNIDVTLLTAVSDRTFAFSLCM, translated from the exons ATGTTTAACTCACTGTCGAAGTTCCAAGGAtccaaaaacaaaaagaaaggaAATATATGGCAGCTATTTCGAGCCACGGATTTTGAATCGTTGATGTATCCTTCTTTCACTATTTGCCGTATTCTGGCTCTGTTTCCATATCAGATCAATGGTttaaacatcaaaattttcaagccattttatgttttatctaCCATTATTACCTGCGTCAATTGTGTTTGCACACTAATCATTTTCTATATACTCAATTTTTCTAAGGATGACGAAAGTTATTATACAAACTTACCCATATCCAGGCAATTGAAAGAAAACTGCTATCTTATTTGCGGTTGTCTCACGGCAGTTGCCACGTTCATTTTAAGTAAACCACGAATGCATTTATTTCAAACCATAATGCAACTGTCTTCAAAATTATCTTCGGAGACATATCAAAATTTATCTAGACTAATCCATGCCAAGGACATTTCTTTTCTAGTCTGTTTATTTGTGGAAgtgttgatatttttatatcacgTAGGCGATTTACTAACGACATTCTTAGTATACAATACCATGATAGTGTTTCACATGGATTTGTTATACACGAATTGTGTTTTTGTATTAGACGCTTGTTTCAAGCAAGTCAACGATAATTTGATGAATCTAGTAGCGCCAGTGACTAATGATGAATCACATAATCTTAGAAGAACCTACTATAATGAAAGAAATCCATTGATGGAGCTTAAGGCATTGAAGAAGCAACATTTAGCGATCAGCAACACAGTGCGAAAGCTAAATATGATTTTCAGTTTGCAACTTCTTGTTACCACTATTAGGACTTTTTCTGAAATCACTTTTCTATTGTTCTTCTTTGTAATGCGTTGGAAAATTGGCATGACAGTAAACAATGTAAACGAACATATTTACAATATGTTTTTGATATTGGCTATGACATGTTCTGCTATAAAAACGGGATTGGTAATATGGTCTTGTGAAACTGGCAAGAATCAAGCTGCAGATATCAAAACTACTATTCACAGCGTGCTAAACAGCACCAGAGATATTCAAATAAAACGTgag CTGCAGTTATTTTCTTTGCAATTAATGCatcataaaaatgtgttttctaCAAAATGGTTTAATATAGACGTAACACTTCTTACTGCTGTAAGTGATCGAACATTTGCTTTTAGTTTATGCATGTAA